A section of the Subtercola frigoramans genome encodes:
- a CDS encoding TetR/AcrR family transcriptional regulator — protein MAERGRRSSRPSGDDRQAAILSTAEKLLGVRSLDDISIEDLAAGAGISRPSFYFYFSSKDEVLLALLDQVIGQVRHRVAALPRDFDTDPAAAWRRSIGVFVDVFTQHRAVAAAAITARLRNAEVHELWSKSMQTWVGYSTEVILAERARGAAPAGIDAHELAAALNLMNERVLAAAFSGETPGVEQGHVLDVLSGIWIRSIYAQPPVIT, from the coding sequence ATGGCTGAACGCGGACGCAGATCATCCCGGCCCTCGGGCGACGATCGCCAAGCGGCGATTCTCAGTACCGCCGAAAAGCTTTTGGGGGTGCGTTCGCTCGACGACATCTCGATCGAAGACCTCGCTGCCGGCGCCGGCATCTCGCGGCCTAGCTTCTACTTCTATTTCTCGTCGAAAGACGAGGTCCTGCTGGCTCTGCTCGATCAGGTGATCGGCCAGGTACGGCACCGCGTCGCCGCTCTGCCCCGGGACTTCGACACCGACCCCGCAGCTGCCTGGCGGCGCTCGATCGGTGTCTTCGTCGACGTCTTCACTCAGCACCGAGCAGTCGCCGCTGCCGCTATCACCGCACGCCTGCGCAACGCCGAGGTGCACGAGCTCTGGTCGAAATCCATGCAGACCTGGGTCGGCTATTCGACCGAGGTCATCCTGGCCGAGCGGGCTCGGGGCGCCGCACCGGCGGGCATCGACGCCCACGAGCTCGCCGCTGCGCTCAACCTGATGAACGAGCGCGTGCTCGCCGCCGCTTTCAGCGGAGAAACACCTGGTGTCGAGCAGGGTCACGTGCTCGATGTGCTGTCGGGCATCTGGATCCGCAGCATCTACGCGCAGCCTCCTGTGATCACGTGA
- a CDS encoding CopG family transcriptional regulator, translating to MKTAISLPNGDFERFERVAVKHGMNRSEFYRLAGQRLADELEGASELTAIANAVLAQTGQPSGDGEFVRESERVMQEGTEW from the coding sequence ATGAAGACGGCAATCTCGCTTCCCAACGGCGACTTCGAGCGATTCGAACGCGTGGCCGTCAAACACGGCATGAACCGGTCGGAGTTCTACCGACTCGCTGGTCAGCGGCTCGCTGACGAGCTCGAGGGTGCGTCGGAGTTGACGGCGATCGCGAACGCAGTGCTGGCGCAAACAGGTCAACCTTCGGGGGATGGCGAGTTCGTGCGTGAGTCCGAGCGCGTAATGCAGGAAGGAACCGAATGGTGA